The DNA region CGTTCACCTGGACGACGCCACCGTGCTCGTCGAGGACCAGCATGACGTCGTGGGCCATGCCCAACAGCCCGTCGTAGTGCTGCAGGAGCAGCTCGAGATCCAGATCCCCGGCCCGGCGACCACCCGGCTGCCACAGGCGGCGCCACCACGCGGCCACGGCAGCGCCCAGGACGATGGCTGACGCCACCTCACCGGCGGCCGCACCGGTGCCCAGCTCGAACTGCAACCCCATCATCGGTCGAGGTTAGCAGAACCGCGGCTCAGCCTCGCCTCCGCCAGGGCTGAGCGCAGGGTATCGGTCGTGACTGGCTTGGCCAGCGTCGCGTCGGCGCCGAGCAGGTGCGCGATCTCGAGGTAGGGGCCGACGTCGTAGCCCGACATGGCGACAATGCGAGGGCAATCGACGCGAGTGCGCAGCGCCCGAATGGTCTCGAGGCCCTCCCGCTCGGGCATCACGATGTCGGTCAGCACCAGCGCGATGTCCCTGCAACAGTCGACCATGGCGAGCGCCTCGTCGCCGTTGGCGGCCAACCGCACCTGGAAACCGTCCGCACGCAGCAGGCTCGAAAGGGTGTCGCGCACGCCCGGATCGTCGTCGACGACGAGAATCACGGCCCCGGGAGGAGAGCCGGCGCCGGCAAGGTCGGCGCGAGCCGGTTCGCTGGTCATGGCGTCGCCGCCCGCACGCAGGCGACCAGGCCCGACGCCGCGGCGGCGCCGAGCGCCGGCCATCGCCACCCGCGGCGCACCGGCATCGGCTCGTCGGCGCGTCCGTCGGTGCGAGCCGCGGCCCGGGTGCGCGGTGTCCCCGCTGCCTTGTCGACGCAGGACGACGAATCGTTCCAGCCCTCCTCGATGGAGGCCGGCGGCAACTCCGCGGGCAGGTAGATGGCGATCGAGACGCCCTGTCCGGCCGCGGGCTCGACGGCGATCCACCCGCCGCTCTGGTGGACGAGTCCCAGCACGCCCGCCATGTCGAGCTGTGCGTCTTCCGACGGCACCACGAGCGGGAACGGCTCGAACAGGCGAAGGCGCGTATCGTCGGGCACCTGCCCGGTGTCCACCATCCGCACGCACACCTGTCGTCCGGTGGCGCCGCCCTCGTGTCGGCTGGCCAGGTCGGCGTCGACATCGGTCATGGAGGTCTCGAGGTGCAGGGCGCCGCCGTCGGGCATGTGCGCGCGGGCGCGCGTCGCCAGCGCCACGAAGGCCCGCTCGAACTGCGCCACGTCGATGCTGACGCGCGCCAGGCCCGGGGCCAGCGTCAGCGTCACGCCGACCCGCGGACCGAGCAGGCCGTGCAGCTTCGGCAGCAGCCGCCCGACCAGTTCGTTCAGGTCGGTGCTGCTCGGCCGGAGCAACTGCCGGCGACCGAAGGCCAGCAGTCGTTGGGTGAGCCCCGCCGACTCCTGCGCCGTGCGCGTGATGGCGCGCAGTGGCCCGGCGACCCGCTCGTCGTCGCCACAGGTGATCAGCACCAGTTCGGCGTGCCCGATGATGGCCTGCAGGCGGTTGTTGAACTCGTGGGCGATGCCGCCGGCGAGCTTGCCGATGGCTTCGACCTGCCGGGCGCGCTCCTCGGCCACCCGGCGCGCCTCCCGCGCCGCCCGCTGCCTGGTGACGTCGACCACCGTGACGAGCCGCGCCGGCTCGCCGTCCCACTCCACCGCCGTCGACACGCAGCCGATCCACAGTTGCCGCCCATCGCGGCGCACTCCCCGGCACTCGTACTGCCGCAAGGGGCCGACAAGGTGCGGATCGCGCAGATGCGCGAGCGTCGCGGCACGATCGTCGGGGGCGACCAACCCCCAGGCATCGATCCCGCGCAGTTGCTCAGGATCGCCGTAGCCGGCCAGGTCGGCCACCGCCTGGTTGGCCAGGCGGATCACCCCGTCGACGTGGATCAGCACGCCGATGCTCGATCCGTCGATCAGGCCACGGTAGCGCGCGTCGCGGGCGAAGGCCTGGCACTCGCAGTCGCGCTGCTCCATCACCAGCCGCAGGGCCTCGAAGAACCCGAGCACGTCGGGAGGGCCCGCCGGCTCCCCTGGCGTCCTCGCGCTGCCCTCCACGTGAGCGTCGCCGCCGTCTGCGTTCACGGCGATGAGTATCGGCGGAACGCGCGACGGCGACAGCTCGGGAAATTCCCGAGGCCTGCGGTCCATGCGCGTCAGGTCAGGCGTACCCCTACGGAACTTCCTGAGGGCCCGGGACCTCAAGCGGCCCACCGGGACCGCCGATGTCCCCAACGCCACGGCATGCTGCCGCGGTCCGCGGGGCACGGCGTTGCACCGCGCCCCTTCCCTTCATCACGGAGTCCGCACACGGTGACCGTCAACCCCTTGAGCCTGGAAGTCGCCGCACACCTGGCGATCATCCCCAGGCTCAACGAGCAGCTCGCCGAGACGTCGCGCCAGGTCGAGTCGGCCGTCCTCGACATCTGCGCCAACTTCAGCGGCATCGCCGACAAGGCCCGACGCGGCGTCGAGGCGACCATCGCCATCGTCGACAGCACCGACGGACACGACGGCTTCACGGTGCTGCTCGACCGCATGCAGGACACCGTCGCTGCCGCCGACGCTCGACTCGCGGCGACGGCCGCCCGGTCGCTGCGGGCGATCGAACGGCTGCAACAGGTGGAGCAGTCACTGCGCGGCGTGCACAAGACCCTCGATCACATCGAGGAACTCGCGGCCGGCCTGCGGTTGCTGGCCATCAACGCCAAGATCGAAGCGGTGCGATCGGGCGAGCGCGGTTCCGGCTTCGCGGTCGTCGCCGACGAGATGCAGCGCGCCGGCAAGGAGTCGCGGGAACTCGCCGAGCACATCCGCGAGGGCGTGGCGCAGATGACCGGCGAGGCCGCCGAGCTCTCGACCCTGCTTCGCGAAGGCGCGCAAGAGGATCTCGCCAGCATCGAGCAATCGCGCGAGGCGTTCGCGATCGCCAGCGAGGCGATGGCCCGCAACCACGCCATGCTCCGCGACAGCATCCGCGAAGGCACCGACCTCAGTCGCGCCCTGGCGGAAGACGTTTCGGCAGCCATCGTCGGCCTCCAGTTCCAGGACCGGGTGAATCAGCGGTTGCTGCACGTCAGCGAGGCGCTCACGCACATGCGCGACACGCTCGGCCAGGCACTGCCCGCCGGCGACGACGACGCGGCGCGGCAGCGCCTGGCGGAAGTCGAGGCGCGCCTCGAGCGCAGTTACACGATGTGGGAGGAGCGCGCCGACGGGGCGCCCGACTCCGGCGACATCGAACTCTTCTGAAGACGACCCATGACCGACACCGACATGACGATGGCGCACCAGAGCGTCTGGGCGCCGACCGGCACCCTGACGATCGACACCGTCGCGGACCACTGGGGTGACCTGTGCCCGCGGCTGGCCGAGGACGTGCGCGCCGACCTCTCCGCAGTCACCCGCGTCGACACCGCCGGCGTGCAGCTCCTGATCGCGGCACGACGCGTCGCCCGCGAGGCCGGCCGCCACTTCCACGTCCATGCCGCGACGCTGCCTGGCGGCGCCGCGGCCCTGCTCGGCATCACCAGCGACGTCGTCGTCGTGACGACCGCAACGACTCCGGCCCCGCGCGCCGGCGAGAAAGGCTGAACCAGTGCCCAGGACTGCACTCGTCGTCGACGACTCCGCCTCGATGCGCCAGATGGTCTCCTTCACCCTGCAACAACGCGGGTTCTCGATCCGCGAGGGGGGCAACGGCAGGGAAGGCCTGCAAGTACTCGGCACCGATCGCGTGGACCTCGTGATCACCGACCTGAACATGCCCGAGATGGACGGACTCACGTTCATCCGCGAGTTGCGCACGCGGGCCAACGCGAAGTTCACGCCCGTGCTGATGCTGACCACCGAGTCGCAAGACGGCAAGAAGGCCGAGGGCAAGGCGGCGGGGGCCACCGGCTGGATCGTCAAGCCGTTCAACCCCGAGAAGCTGCTGGCCGTGGTCGACAAGCTCGTGCCCTGACGTACGCGTGGCGGCCACTGGCCCAATCCCCGACTCCCGACTCCCGACTCCCCACTCCCGACTCCCGACTCCCGATTCCCGCACCGCCGTCATGTCCATCGACCTGTCCCGCTTCAAGGACACCTACTTCGAGGAGGCCACCGAGCACGTGGCCGCCATGGAGGCCGCACTGCTCGGCCTCGCTGACGGTGGCGCCGACCGCGAAGTCCTCGACGCCATCTTCCGGGCCGCCCACTCCATCAAGGGCGGCAGCGGCGTGTTCGGGCTGACGGCCGTCGGCGAGTTCACGCACGTCCTCGAGAACGTGCTCGACCGGTTGCGTGAGGGCCGCCTGCCGTGCACTCGCGATCTCGCCGACCTGCTGCTGCAGGCCAACGACGTGTTGCGTGGACTGCTGGCGTCGGCGCGGACCGGTGACCCGGAGCCGGGCGAGCGCGCCGCGGTCGAGCGTTCGCTCGAGCAGGTGCTCCTCGGTGCGACCGCTTCCGAGGCGACCGCCGAGGTGACCGGCGTCGCGCAGGCGCTCGCGACGGCCAGTCCGGAAACGGCAGGCACGGGCGCCGGCGCACGCTGGCGGGTGGAGTTCAGGCCGTGCGCCGACATCTTCAGGCAGGGCCTGGACCCCCTGGTGCTGTTGCGCGATCTGGCCAGTCAGGGTCGCATCGTCGCCGTGCAGCTGCACGACGCGGCCATCCCGGAGGCCTCGGCCTTCGACCCCGAGACGTGCTACGTCGGCTGGACGTTCCACATCGAGACGCCCCGCGGCGCCGACGCCCTGCGCGACGTGTTCCTGTTTGCCGAGGACGGCGCGCAGCTGGTGATCGAACGGTGCGACCCGCCGTCGGCCACACGCACGCCCGACCCCGATCCCGCATGCGGCGCCACGCCCGGCAGCACGGCAGCCGACCCACCCCACGAGGCCCGGCAACGTCGAGGCGGGGACCGGCGCGTCGGTGCGGAACGCCGCGCCGGCACCGAGAACGCCTCCATCCGCGTCGCCACCGAGAAGGTAGACCGCCTGATCGATCTCGTCGGCGAGGTGGTGATCTCGCAGTCGATGGTGGCCACGCTCATCGACACGTTCACGGCCGACTCGCTGTCGGCACTCCGCGACGCCATCGGCGTCCTGGCGCGCAACACGCGCGAGCTGCAGGAGCGCATCATGGGCATCCGCATGATGCCGGTGGGCGGCGTGTTCGCACGCTTCCCGCGCGTGGTGCACGACATCTCGGGCGCCCTCGGCAAGCAGATCCAGGTGGTGTTCGAGGGCGAGGACACCGAGCTCGACAAGGGCGTGGTCGAGGCCATCGGCGACCCGCTCACCCACATGGTGCGCAACGCGGCCGATCACGGCATCGAACTGCCGGCCGACCGCGTCGCTGCGGGCAAGCCTGCGCACGGCACGATTCGCCTCAGCGCCTTCACGCGCGGCGGCAACGTCGTGATCGAGGTCGCCGACGACGGCAAGGGGCTCGACACGGCACGCATCCGTGCCAAGGCCGTCACCCAGGGCCTGATCCACGAGCACGAGGTGCTGACCGAGGAGCAAATCCAGGCGCTGATCTTCGCGCCTGGGTTCTCGACCGCCGAGCAGGTCAGCAGCCTGTCGGGTCGCGGCGTCGGGATGGACGTGGTGCGCCGCAACGTGCAGGCGATCAACGGCACGGTCGCCGTCGAGAGCCGCAAGGGCGCCGGCTCGGTCTGTCGCATCACGCTGCCGCTGACGCTGGCGATCCTCGACGGGCAGTCCCTCACGGTCGGCGACACGCACTACGTGCTGCCGATCACCTCGATCGTCGAGTCGCTGCGACCGCGTCCGCAGGACGTGCAGGCGATCGTCGGGCGCGGCGAGGTCGTCCTCGTCCGCGGCGAGGCGATGCCACTCGTGCGGCTGCACCGGCTGTTCGGTGTCGCGACCGACCGCACCGACCCGAGCACCGGCATCGTCGTGCTCGTGGAACACGACGGCCAGCGGGTGGCGCTGCTCGGCGAGGAGTTGCTCGGCCAGCAGCAGGTCGTCGTCAAGAGCCTCGACACCCACTACCGACGGACCGATGGCGTCATGGGCGCGACGATCATGGGCGATGGCAGCGTCGCGCTGATCCTCGACGTCCCCGGCCTGCTGCGACTCGCCAGCCATCGCTCCCGGGACCGCGACGCCGCGTGAGCGCAGGATCGCCGACATCATCGCGACGATCGACGAGATCGCCATCCAATGCGACGGCCGCCGCGCGACGCCTCGGGAATTTCCCGAGGCGCCGACACCTCAAGGCGGCCACGTCGTCGCCGATGTCCCACTCGTCGCGGCTGGCCTCGTCCTGCGCCGCCGCCCCAACTGACGTCACCCTGCGCGGCTCACGGGCCGTGCGCCGCCCTCGCACCGAGGGCGTCCCCTCGAGGAGCACACATCGTGAAGTGGTTCATGCACCAGCGGATGGCCAGCAAGCTCGCGCTCGGCTTCGGGGTGAGCTTCATGCTCACGCTCGCGGTCGGCGTCATGGGGCTGCGCAGCCTCGCCGTCGTCAAGGAGCTCAACACACTGATGTACGAGCGCCACGCCCTGGGCATCGCGCACATCAAGGAGGCCAACCTCAGCGTCGTGCGGGCGTCGCGGGCGCTGCGCAATGCCATCCTGGACGACACGACCGCCGAGAAGGAGAAGCGCTGGTCCGACGCCAGGCGCTTTCGCGAGGAGTTCGCGACGGCGATGGCGGCGTTCGACAAGACGATCGTGTCCGACCAGGTGCGCCGACAGAGCGCCGACGTCCAGCGGCAGATGGCCACGGTTGCCGAGGGGCAGGACACGGCGTTCGGGTTGACCGTCGCCGGGCGTGACGAGGCGGCCAAGGCGATGCTGAAGGACCTGCGCGCGAAGGCCGACGCGATCGACACGCTGATCGACGCGATCGAGAAGGACAAGATGGAGCGCCTGCGGGCCGCCAACGCCGAGATCGACGCGACGTACGCATCGACGCGCGTGACGATGCTGGCCGTCGTCGGCGCCTGCATGGTGCTGACGGTGGTGCTCGTGTGGACGATCGCCCGGCTGGTCACGCGGCCGCTCGGCGAGACGGTCACCGTGCTGCAGCACGTGGCCAGGGCCGATTTCAGCCAGCAGATCGCCCTCGACACGCGCGACGAGATCGGCGACCTGGCACGCGCCACCAACGCCGCGATCACCCAGATCAAGGAGGCGCTCGGCAACGTCCGTGGCGCGGCCGAGGGCATGGCCAGGGGCGACTTCAGCGTGCAGGTGCGACAGGACCTGCCGGGCGAGCTCGGCGTCATGGCCACCGCGCTCGGTTCCGGGCTCACGTCGCTGCGCGGCGCGGTCGCCAACGTCCGCGAGGCGTCACAGCAGCTGGCCGACGGCAACCTGACGGTCGCCGTGCGGACGGACCTGCCCGGCGAACTCGGCGTGATGGCCGCGGCCCTGAACGAGGCGGTGACCAGGCTGCGCCAGGCGATGACCGACGTGCGGGAGACCGCCAATGCGGTGGCCTCGTCGGCCGACCAGCTCGCGTCGGCGTCGCAGGAGATCTCGAGTGGCGCCCAGGAGCAGGCCAGCAGCCTCGAGGAGACGGCAGCCAGCCTCGAGGAGATGACCGCGACCATCAAGCAGAACGCCGACAACGCGCAGCAGGCCAGCCAGCTCGCCGGTGGGGCACGCAGCACCGCGGAGGACGGTGGCCAGGTGGTGAGCGAGGCCGTCGAGGCGATGAGCGCGATCAACGACTCGTCGCGCAAGATCGCCGATATCATCACGACGATCGACGAGATCGCCTTCCAGACGAACCTCCTGGCCCTCAACGCGGCGGTCGAAGCGGCACGGGCCGGCGAGCAGGGCCGCGGCTTCGCGGTGGTGGCGGCCGAGGTCCGCAACCTCGCGCAGCGCAGCGCGACCGCGGCCAAGGAGATCAAGGACCTGATCTCCGACTCGACGCGCAAGGTCGAGGCCGGCTCGGCGCTGGTCAACGCGTCGGGCAGGACCCTGACCGACATCGTCGCGTCGGTCAAGCGGGTCACCGACATCGTCGCCGAGATCGCCGCGGCCAGCCGCGAGCAGGCGACAGGCATCGAACAGGTCAACAAGGCGGTCACACAGATGGACCAGGTGACGCAGGCCAACGCCTCGCAGACCGAGGAGATGTCGGGCACGTCCGAGTCGCTGTCGGGCGAGGCCGGCAAGCTGCAGGGCCTGGTGCGCCGCTTCCGCCTGGGCGACGACGCGAGCGCGGAGCCGGGCCCGCAGCGCGCGGCGGCACGACGGCCGGTGGCGATGGCCACCCGCACGACCCGTCGGCCGACGGTGCCCACCGTCGGGACCGCGGCGCTGGCCCTCGACAACGAGTTCCAGGAGTTCTGATCCACCCTGCGCGGAGGACGTGGACCATGACAGCACACGAGACAGTGGAGCCGGCGCTCGTTGCCGGCGGGCAGTTCCTGACGTTCCGGCTCGGCAGCGAGCAGTTCGGACTGGAGATACTGAGGGTGCAGGAGATCAAGGGATACACGGCGGTCACCGCCATTCCCAACACCCCCGCGCACGTCAAGGGCGTGATGAACCTGCGCGGCGCCGTGGTCCCGGTGGTGGACCTTCGGCTCAAGTTCGGGATGCCCGAAGTGGAGTACACCAAGTTCACGGTCATCGTGCTGGTGACGGTGAACGGCAAGATGGTCGGCCTGGTGGTCGACGCCGTCTCCGACGTGCTCACCCTGGCGGCCAGCGACGTCGTGGCGCCGCCGGCGTTGGACGCGTCGGTGGACACGTCGTTCATCACCGCCCTGGCCAAGGCCGGTGATGGCCTCATCAGCCTGCTCGACATCGATCGTGTCGTCGGCAGCGAGGAGCCGGCCCGCGCCGAGGCCGCCTGACCGCTCCGGGTTCGTGCTGTCCCTGGCGTGCAACGCCGACCACAGGGTCGGCGTTCGGCACGTTCGGTGGCACAGTATCGGCGATGCGCGTGCTCACTCGACGGGAGTTCGGCCGGATCGGCGCCGGCGTCATCGGCGCCGCGATGTGCCAGGCGGGGACACGGGGCCAGGCCGTCGAGCCGCTGGTCGACTCCCTCGTCCGCGACAACGACGAGCGCGTGCGGATCTGGCTGACGAAACAGGACCGTCGTCCCGATGCGCGCTGGCACGGGAGCCTGCTCGACGACTACGGACTTCCCTCCGTGGGCGGCACGGCGCAGATGCTCGCCGGGCTGGTCGCCGCCGGTGCGTCGCCCGCGTCGGCGTTCCACCAGGCCCCCTCCCTGGTGACGCCGCTGGCGCGTGCTGCCGAGGCACTGCTGCGCGCGCAACACGACGACGGGACCATCGACCTGCTCGCCACCAACTTCCACTCGCCGCCCGACACGGCGTTCGTGCTCGAGCCGGTGACGGCGGCCGCGACCATCCTGCGCCGCCAGGCCTGGGCGCCGCTGCAACCGGTGCGCGAGGCCCTGGACACGTTCATGCGTCGCGCCGGCGACGCCCTGGTCAGCGGCGGGATCCACACGCCCAATCACCGCTGGGTGGTGTGCGCCGCGCTGGCCCGCCTGCACGCGCTGCGGCCCGACCCGCACTACGTCGCGCGCGTCGACCAGTGGCTGGCCGAGACGATCGACATCGATCCCGACGGCCAGTACACCGAGCGCAGCACCGCCGTGTACTCCCCCGTCGTCGATCGCGCGCTGCTGACGGTGGCGACGCTGCTCGAGCGGCCGGCCCTGCTCGACCCGGTGCGACGCAACCTGGAGATGACGCTGTACTACGTGCATCCGGACGGCGAGGTCGCCACCGAGGCCTCCCGTCGACAGGACCGCTACCAGCGCGGCAGCATGGCCCGGTACTACGTGAGCTACCGCGCGCTGGCACTGCGCGACGGCAACGGTCGGTTCGCGGCGATGGCGCGGCAGATCGAACGGACGGCGCGGCCGCAGCTGGGCGGCGAACTGCCCGCCTTCCTGGAGTGGCCGGAGCTGCAGCAGCCACTGCCCGCCGAGGCTCCCCTGCCGACCGACTACGTGAAGGTGTTCGCCTACTCGAAGCTGGCGCGCATCCGGCGCGGAGCGATGAGCGCGACGGTGCTGGCCGACAACACCACGGTGCTGTCGTTGCGCCGCGGCCAGGCGGCGCTCGAGGCCGTGCGCGTCGCGTCGGCGTTCTTCGGCAAGGGCCAGTTCACGGGCACCGCGCTCGAGGTCGAGGGCGACACGTACCACCTGCGGCAGCACCTGGAGGGACCGTACTACCAGCCGCTCACGGCCGCGCAGGTCGCCGGCGGCGACCACGTGCGCATGACGGCCAACGGCACGCTCGCGAGCGAGAGCCGGGCGCTTCGTGCGCAGAGCAACGTCCAGGTGCTGGACACGCACGTCGGCGTCTCCGAGCGCGGCGGAGTCGTGACGCTCGCCATCGACATCACCGGTACCGACGACGTGCCCGTGGCCGTCGAGCTCGGCTTCCGTCACGGCGGCACCCTCGAGGGCGTCGAGCCGGTGAAGGGCATCGCCGACGCGTTCCTGCTGCGCGCCGGCACCGGTCGCTACCGGCTCGGCGCCGACACGATCACGTTCGGCCCGGGTCGGGTCGACCACACCTGGACGCAACTGCGCGGCGCGCTCCCGAAATGGGACGGCCAGAGCGTGTACCTCACCGGGCTGACGCCCTTCCACGCGACCCTCACCCTGTCGTGACCATGCGATCGATGCGCCACTGCCGCCTCGGGCTCCTCGCCCTCGTGTTCCTGCTCGCGTGGCCCATGGGCACTCGCGCCGAGCGCCCGCCCCTGCGCGAGTACGACGTGCTCCGCCGCTTCCCGCCGGGCCGGCTCGTCGTCGAGCCGCCTGACGCTCAGGGCCTCTCGGGCACCAATCGCGTGCACGGACACTGGATCGAGGCCGGACCGCAGCGCGGCAGCTGCCGCAGCGTGATCTACGCCGTCGTCCAGGACGACCTGAAGGCCGCCGACGACGCGTGGCGAGGCATCGACGTGGCGTTCGCGCACCAGCTCGAGGACGGGCGCTTCGAGGCCGCCACGCGCCCCAACGGCCAGAGCGCGCGTCCGTACGGCGCCGCCGTCGAGACGGCGTTCTTCTTCGTCCAGGAGTACGCGCGGGCCGTGCTCGTGATCCGGCAGTCGCCGCACGCGGCACATTTCGCCGCGCGCATCGCGGCGCTCGAGCCGAAGCTGCGCAAGGCGCTCACCTTCATCAGCGGCGGCGTGGACACGATCATCCGCGAGACCAGCCATGCGCCCAATCGCATCATCATCGGCGCCAAGGCGCTCGGCCTCGGCGGCCTGGCGATCGGCGATCCGGCGCTCGTGGCG from Luteitalea sp. TBR-22 includes:
- a CDS encoding response regulator, whose protein sequence is MTSEPARADLAGAGSPPGAVILVVDDDPGVRDTLSSLLRADGFQVRLAANGDEALAMVDCCRDIALVLTDIVMPEREGLETIRALRTRVDCPRIVAMSGYDVGPYLEIAHLLGADATLAKPVTTDTLRSALAEARLSRGSANLDR
- a CDS encoding lipid asymmetry maintenance protein MlaB; this encodes MTDTDMTMAHQSVWAPTGTLTIDTVADHWGDLCPRLAEDVRADLSAVTRVDTAGVQLLIAARRVAREAGRHFHVHAATLPGGAAALLGITSDVVVVTTATTPAPRAGEKG
- a CDS encoding PAS domain S-box protein; translation: MNADGGDAHVEGSARTPGEPAGPPDVLGFFEALRLVMEQRDCECQAFARDARYRGLIDGSSIGVLIHVDGVIRLANQAVADLAGYGDPEQLRGIDAWGLVAPDDRAATLAHLRDPHLVGPLRQYECRGVRRDGRQLWIGCVSTAVEWDGEPARLVTVVDVTRQRAAREARRVAEERARQVEAIGKLAGGIAHEFNNRLQAIIGHAELVLITCGDDERVAGPLRAITRTAQESAGLTQRLLAFGRRQLLRPSSTDLNELVGRLLPKLHGLLGPRVGVTLTLAPGLARVSIDVAQFERAFVALATRARAHMPDGGALHLETSMTDVDADLASRHEGGATGRQVCVRMVDTGQVPDDTRLRLFEPFPLVVPSEDAQLDMAGVLGLVHQSGGWIAVEPAAGQGVSIAIYLPAELPPASIEEGWNDSSSCVDKAAGTPRTRAAARTDGRADEPMPVRRGWRWPALGAAAASGLVACVRAATP
- a CDS encoding response regulator; the encoded protein is MRQMVSFTLQQRGFSIREGGNGREGLQVLGTDRVDLVITDLNMPEMDGLTFIRELRTRANAKFTPVLMLTTESQDGKKAEGKAAGATGWIVKPFNPEKLLAVVDKLVP
- a CDS encoding methyl-accepting chemotaxis protein, which produces MKWFMHQRMASKLALGFGVSFMLTLAVGVMGLRSLAVVKELNTLMYERHALGIAHIKEANLSVVRASRALRNAILDDTTAEKEKRWSDARRFREEFATAMAAFDKTIVSDQVRRQSADVQRQMATVAEGQDTAFGLTVAGRDEAAKAMLKDLRAKADAIDTLIDAIEKDKMERLRAANAEIDATYASTRVTMLAVVGACMVLTVVLVWTIARLVTRPLGETVTVLQHVARADFSQQIALDTRDEIGDLARATNAAITQIKEALGNVRGAAEGMARGDFSVQVRQDLPGELGVMATALGSGLTSLRGAVANVREASQQLADGNLTVAVRTDLPGELGVMAAALNEAVTRLRQAMTDVRETANAVASSADQLASASQEISSGAQEQASSLEETAASLEEMTATIKQNADNAQQASQLAGGARSTAEDGGQVVSEAVEAMSAINDSSRKIADIITTIDEIAFQTNLLALNAAVEAARAGEQGRGFAVVAAEVRNLAQRSATAAKEIKDLISDSTRKVEAGSALVNASGRTLTDIVASVKRVTDIVAEIAAASREQATGIEQVNKAVTQMDQVTQANASQTEEMSGTSESLSGEAGKLQGLVRRFRLGDDASAEPGPQRAAARRPVAMATRTTRRPTVPTVGTAALALDNEFQEF
- a CDS encoding methyl-accepting chemotaxis protein, whose protein sequence is MTVNPLSLEVAAHLAIIPRLNEQLAETSRQVESAVLDICANFSGIADKARRGVEATIAIVDSTDGHDGFTVLLDRMQDTVAAADARLAATAARSLRAIERLQQVEQSLRGVHKTLDHIEELAAGLRLLAINAKIEAVRSGERGSGFAVVADEMQRAGKESRELAEHIREGVAQMTGEAAELSTLLREGAQEDLASIEQSREAFAIASEAMARNHAMLRDSIREGTDLSRALAEDVSAAIVGLQFQDRVNQRLLHVSEALTHMRDTLGQALPAGDDDAARQRLAEVEARLERSYTMWEERADGAPDSGDIELF
- a CDS encoding chemotaxis protein CheW, which codes for MTAHETVEPALVAGGQFLTFRLGSEQFGLEILRVQEIKGYTAVTAIPNTPAHVKGVMNLRGAVVPVVDLRLKFGMPEVEYTKFTVIVLVTVNGKMVGLVVDAVSDVLTLAASDVVAPPALDASVDTSFITALAKAGDGLISLLDIDRVVGSEEPARAEAA
- a CDS encoding chemotaxis protein CheA: MSIDLSRFKDTYFEEATEHVAAMEAALLGLADGGADREVLDAIFRAAHSIKGGSGVFGLTAVGEFTHVLENVLDRLREGRLPCTRDLADLLLQANDVLRGLLASARTGDPEPGERAAVERSLEQVLLGATASEATAEVTGVAQALATASPETAGTGAGARWRVEFRPCADIFRQGLDPLVLLRDLASQGRIVAVQLHDAAIPEASAFDPETCYVGWTFHIETPRGADALRDVFLFAEDGAQLVIERCDPPSATRTPDPDPACGATPGSTAADPPHEARQRRGGDRRVGAERRAGTENASIRVATEKVDRLIDLVGEVVISQSMVATLIDTFTADSLSALRDAIGVLARNTRELQERIMGIRMMPVGGVFARFPRVVHDISGALGKQIQVVFEGEDTELDKGVVEAIGDPLTHMVRNAADHGIELPADRVAAGKPAHGTIRLSAFTRGGNVVIEVADDGKGLDTARIRAKAVTQGLIHEHEVLTEEQIQALIFAPGFSTAEQVSSLSGRGVGMDVVRRNVQAINGTVAVESRKGAGSVCRITLPLTLAILDGQSLTVGDTHYVLPITSIVESLRPRPQDVQAIVGRGEVVLVRGEAMPLVRLHRLFGVATDRTDPSTGIVVLVEHDGQRVALLGEELLGQQQVVVKSLDTHYRRTDGVMGATIMGDGSVALILDVPGLLRLASHRSRDRDAA